A single genomic interval of Chloroflexota bacterium harbors:
- a CDS encoding tetratricopeptide repeat protein: MYGDAQPGPDEEEVRNEDEVTASSPPLDAETLYVQGMAHYRSREWEQARECFLRLKEIDPTRRGVDALLNEVDIFIQLERVQPDRRKPSAEPAEVPEAYAVPEEEAVPRDSGIPMWLVVALVVVALAVAVMTLIYVGVIPIGGSDVPSYINQGRAFFIVENYEEAIKNFNKALELDPNNADAKLWLQKAQQRLQVKELYNEAKALVNQNRCDLAIDKLEALMKLDPSYRDAGNLLTQCRRYQELDGLYEEAMGYYNAGEWGKAAGVFEVIQDKDASYRQTDIKSKLFDCYLNDGKQRIANANDSLDIIRQAIQSFDNALNLFPDSTAVQEEKRLASLYREGYLAYSQANWPQATASLSTIYHVRPDYAGGRIAQLLCESYMKLGGAYQAAGELQQALDQYRAVLSMPECEQAEARVKEREVFLLLFPPTATPRPTSTPTRTPTATPTSTVTLTPTLEPTATPKPPGPGPKPSPTPR; encoded by the coding sequence ATGTACGGCGATGCTCAACCCGGACCCGATGAGGAAGAGGTCAGAAACGAAGACGAAGTAACGGCCTCGAGCCCACCACTTGATGCGGAAACCCTGTATGTTCAGGGCATGGCCCATTACCGCAGCCGCGAGTGGGAACAGGCACGGGAGTGTTTCTTGCGGCTGAAAGAGATAGACCCCACACGGCGAGGCGTTGACGCTCTCCTCAATGAAGTGGACATTTTCATTCAACTGGAGAGGGTCCAACCTGATCGTCGCAAGCCTTCAGCAGAGCCTGCTGAGGTACCCGAAGCGTATGCTGTCCCCGAAGAAGAGGCGGTTCCTCGTGATTCCGGTATTCCAATGTGGCTGGTGGTCGCCCTGGTAGTAGTGGCGCTCGCTGTAGCAGTGATGACGCTGATCTATGTCGGTGTGATACCCATCGGCGGCAGTGATGTACCCAGTTATATTAACCAGGGACGTGCCTTTTTCATCGTCGAGAACTACGAGGAGGCTATCAAGAACTTCAACAAAGCCTTGGAACTCGATCCCAACAATGCCGATGCCAAATTATGGCTGCAAAAAGCGCAGCAGCGCCTCCAGGTGAAGGAACTCTATAACGAGGCCAAAGCGCTGGTTAATCAGAACCGCTGCGATTTGGCGATTGACAAACTGGAAGCCCTCATGAAGTTGGACCCATCGTACAGGGACGCTGGCAACCTCCTGACCCAGTGCCGCCGTTATCAGGAATTAGACGGACTCTATGAGGAGGCGATGGGCTACTATAACGCCGGCGAGTGGGGCAAAGCGGCGGGCGTATTTGAGGTCATACAGGACAAGGATGCCTCTTATCGCCAGACGGATATCAAGAGCAAGTTGTTTGATTGTTACTTGAACGATGGCAAACAGCGAATCGCCAATGCGAACGATTCGCTGGATATCATTCGCCAAGCAATACAGAGTTTTGACAACGCTCTGAATCTATTCCCTGATAGCACCGCCGTGCAGGAAGAGAAGCGTTTGGCGAGTCTTTACCGAGAGGGATATCTTGCTTACAGCCAGGCCAATTGGCCCCAGGCGACTGCCAGTCTATCCACAATTTACCATGTACGCCCGGACTATGCGGGAGGACGCATTGCCCAATTACTGTGCGAGTCCTACATGAAACTTGGGGGCGCTTACCAAGCGGCCGGGGAGTTGCAACAGGCCTTAGACCAGTATAGGGCTGTCCTGTCCATGCCCGAGTGTGAACAAGCCGAAGCGCGGGTGAAAGAACGTGAGGTTTTCTTGCTGCTCTTCCCACCTACAGCGACACCACGGCCTACTTCCACACCAACGCGCACGCCAACAGCCACGCCAACGTCCACCGTGACGCTGACGCCTACCCTTGAGCCCACTGCCACACCCAAGCCCCCAGGACCAGGTCCTAAACCATCGCCAACACCTCGGTGA
- a CDS encoding fibronectin type III domain-containing protein encodes MTESRSENRMWYILSRWGLLLLVGGLLFISLTLVTFVADAAQKGVVSLSPSTSTWWDFTPTGWVTSVPLTAAISVNDSLGLDPGTAEYRISTDGGMSWTTWGNANLTYYSPISVAMRITVTNLMLPDSASDNIIAFRVNDLLGGTDSTTRTIMVDARGPTTTISVPAYAGPAWDRLIRGTASDTTNAVQRVEITVQRASDHSYLNAAGGWSVIQTWLTATGTTMWQYSLAGVLLETGSHTVTARAFDTLGNEQSPHTTAVFVYDILPPETVVSTCVISPYYGPNSWPGQVHGYAQDASGVVAVNLTLQRQDNGTYYNGLGGWSGTVVTLSADLVNPGGSYTDWSYPFAPTEDVTLTVRASAVDLAGNRQEPLASCAFVYDATSPSAPTNITVYPDTWTRINSFEIFWQNPADPSGIVGAYYKIGAPPEASSDYTGFSSGADISAIAGITVTGEGKHNVYLWLEDGAGNSDYRLPHRAEVIDAFKLDTTPPATSIITEGTSVQNGWWHPPVILRLFPNDEKVGINATSGVSATFHQIGAGSWISGTEVTVTTQCTTTVSYYSVDRAGNEELPHSIHVKIDSVPPTTTIGVITGTIGCLDWYTGPVQALLSVFDECSGVDITRYRIETDGLWRQGTLMSIENDGVFTPTFYSTDLAGNAESVVTATTPIKIDTRAPWTTVAITGPGSVPGWFTGSVTATLTVTDGFPLWAVSGVKRTEYNRNNTGWVTWTGGPVQISGEGRHSFAYRSVDNACNISPTAVITVNIDQTPPSRFPVLPQVQPSDWTRTNAFTISWTQNPVDALSGFGGVRYVLDVPPQSAYVGTLITGTNLSAIGPITVPSEGAHTLYIWPQDVAGNAQAGYDILSLKYDATPPTTTPVISGTRCVGSQWYKPPVVVTLTAVDALPGSTMNGGLIAWNDILEGMPTGWITETYPSGGKVITLTASGRHYLDYRAVDRAGNVESAGRATIWIDGVAPNVPTIVGVNPVTWTANNNFTISYLASDPAPGSGIKQAYYKVGTAPVSPGDYDGYQAAAGFPYMIENVHIPSEGRWTVYVWLEDVACNADYTRYATATLYYDATGPTMTVSYTGTSGLNGWHVSLPLTITISGVDTASGWDPASLRYRYQGCDGDWSAWITGTSFPITCEGVISFEYSSKDVAGNWVTATNAVKIDTTAPTPWVEVGLRQTASSFPVTWGATDVGGSGLAITETYDVQWRRGTDGSWQDWQVGVTATSAQFSGAIPGWTYYFRARARDQAGNARDWADVYTAYTFVDVGIIQNPGFESGLTGWTTGGELGVSIVQTDWCGQGQTKAVRLGNPDYPNDEVPVAQAVVSQWINVPPANQIPNPGLLFGYHIRTYDFVWGCWLDLYYDSFEVHVQTQDGKDHWLFWDGNWERCRLRLFTDLGCRQGFVDLTPFSGQRVLLQFSVRNSSGTPYPPSGPVVFEGTDWYNTWAEVDDLQIVNLEAKIRLPVIRRGICAGPPSCGFGWSSLDLAGPSR; translated from the coding sequence GCTTCTCCTACTGGTAGGCGGGCTCCTGTTCATTTCTTTGACATTGGTGACATTTGTGGCCGACGCCGCGCAAAAGGGGGTTGTTTCTCTGAGTCCGAGTACCAGCACCTGGTGGGATTTTACACCCACAGGGTGGGTCACTTCCGTGCCGTTGACGGCGGCGATTTCGGTAAACGACTCTCTGGGACTGGATCCCGGTACGGCGGAATACCGCATTTCCACAGACGGTGGAATGTCATGGACCACATGGGGTAACGCGAACCTCACTTATTACAGTCCCATTTCGGTGGCCATGCGCATCACAGTCACCAACCTGATGTTGCCTGACTCGGCGAGCGATAACATTATCGCGTTCCGTGTCAATGATTTGCTCGGGGGAACGGACTCCACGACTCGCACGATTATGGTGGATGCTCGTGGTCCCACAACCACTATCAGTGTCCCTGCCTATGCGGGCCCGGCCTGGGACCGACTGATTCGCGGTACTGCCAGCGACACGACGAACGCTGTGCAGCGCGTGGAAATCACCGTCCAACGGGCCTCGGACCATTCTTATCTCAACGCCGCGGGTGGTTGGAGTGTAATCCAAACGTGGCTCACGGCGACGGGTACCACCATGTGGCAGTACTCCTTGGCTGGTGTCCTACTGGAGACGGGGTCTCACACGGTAACTGCCCGGGCTTTTGACACCTTGGGCAACGAGCAATCGCCACACACAACGGCTGTTTTTGTGTACGACATCTTGCCTCCTGAAACTGTTGTTTCGACGTGCGTCATTTCCCCATACTATGGCCCCAACTCGTGGCCTGGCCAGGTGCATGGATACGCGCAGGATGCCTCAGGCGTTGTAGCGGTGAATCTCACTTTGCAGCGTCAAGACAACGGCACTTATTACAATGGCCTAGGCGGCTGGTCAGGCACAGTCGTCACGCTGTCTGCAGACCTGGTTAACCCCGGCGGCTCCTATACCGATTGGTCCTACCCTTTCGCGCCAACCGAGGATGTGACGCTCACTGTCAGGGCATCGGCTGTGGACTTGGCAGGCAATCGGCAGGAACCTCTTGCAAGTTGTGCCTTTGTGTACGATGCGACGTCTCCCAGTGCCCCAACAAATATCACTGTATATCCTGATACCTGGACGCGGATCAATAGTTTCGAAATATTCTGGCAGAACCCTGCTGATCCGTCAGGTATTGTAGGTGCGTATTATAAGATCGGTGCTCCCCCAGAGGCATCGAGCGATTATACTGGCTTCAGCTCAGGCGCTGATATTTCGGCGATCGCAGGCATCACTGTGACGGGCGAGGGCAAACATAATGTCTACCTGTGGCTTGAGGATGGCGCCGGCAACAGTGACTATCGCCTACCTCATCGCGCTGAAGTGATAGATGCCTTCAAGCTGGACACCACGCCCCCAGCGACCTCGATCATCACAGAGGGCACTTCAGTCCAGAACGGTTGGTGGCATCCCCCGGTCATACTCCGCCTGTTCCCCAATGATGAGAAAGTTGGTATCAATGCGACATCTGGGGTTAGCGCGACTTTCCACCAGATCGGTGCGGGTTCCTGGATTTCGGGCACGGAAGTCACGGTGACGACGCAGTGTACTACCACAGTCTCGTACTATTCGGTTGATCGAGCCGGCAACGAGGAGTTACCTCACAGCATCCACGTGAAGATAGACAGTGTGCCGCCCACGACGACAATAGGGGTCATCACGGGCACCATTGGCTGCCTGGATTGGTATACAGGACCGGTTCAAGCCCTATTGAGTGTGTTTGACGAGTGTTCAGGGGTAGATATCACGCGCTACAGGATCGAAACCGACGGACTCTGGCGACAAGGCACGCTCATGTCTATTGAGAACGATGGAGTCTTCACCCCCACCTTTTATTCCACTGATCTGGCGGGCAATGCTGAGAGCGTAGTGACAGCAACAACGCCGATTAAGATTGACACTCGTGCCCCATGGACGACGGTTGCGATCACAGGCCCAGGCAGTGTGCCGGGTTGGTTTACCGGCTCGGTAACGGCTACCCTGACAGTTACAGATGGCTTTCCACTGTGGGCTGTTTCGGGAGTGAAGCGGACCGAATACAACCGGAACAATACGGGCTGGGTTACGTGGACCGGCGGTCCTGTTCAGATCAGTGGGGAGGGGCGACACAGTTTCGCCTACCGCTCTGTGGACAACGCATGTAACATCTCGCCGACGGCGGTGATCACCGTGAACATTGACCAGACGCCTCCCAGCCGCTTCCCAGTGCTGCCACAGGTTCAGCCTTCGGATTGGACGCGTACGAATGCCTTTACCATCAGTTGGACACAAAATCCGGTAGACGCGCTCTCTGGTTTCGGCGGGGTGCGGTATGTTCTGGATGTGCCCCCGCAGTCGGCGTATGTAGGGACGCTGATTACAGGCACTAATCTGAGTGCTATCGGGCCGATCACTGTCCCGAGCGAGGGTGCTCATACACTGTATATATGGCCACAGGATGTGGCGGGCAATGCGCAGGCGGGTTACGATATATTATCCCTCAAGTACGATGCCACGCCCCCTACTACCACACCGGTTATCAGTGGCACTCGGTGCGTGGGGAGCCAGTGGTACAAACCGCCAGTAGTTGTTACCCTGACCGCAGTGGATGCCCTGCCCGGTTCGACGATGAACGGAGGCCTGATTGCTTGGAACGATATTCTCGAAGGCATGCCAACGGGATGGATCACAGAGACTTACCCCTCTGGCGGTAAGGTCATCACCCTGACGGCAAGTGGGCGACACTATCTGGACTATCGGGCAGTGGACAGAGCTGGAAATGTGGAAAGTGCGGGGCGAGCCACGATCTGGATAGATGGTGTGGCACCTAATGTACCTACTATCGTTGGGGTTAACCCGGTCACTTGGACTGCAAATAATAATTTCACCATTTCCTATCTGGCCAGCGATCCAGCGCCGGGCTCTGGTATCAAGCAGGCATATTACAAGGTGGGGACGGCGCCGGTATCACCAGGTGATTACGATGGCTACCAAGCAGCGGCGGGGTTTCCTTATATGATTGAGAACGTTCACATCCCATCTGAGGGCCGCTGGACGGTGTACGTGTGGCTGGAGGATGTGGCCTGCAACGCTGATTACACTCGATACGCCACGGCAACGCTTTATTACGACGCGACTGGGCCCACAATGACGGTCAGTTACACCGGTACGTCAGGGCTAAATGGCTGGCATGTTTCATTGCCCCTGACCATTACTATCTCCGGCGTTGACACAGCCTCTGGCTGGGACCCTGCCAGTCTGCGGTACCGGTACCAGGGATGTGACGGCGATTGGTCGGCCTGGATTACCGGTACCAGTTTCCCTATCACCTGTGAGGGGGTGATCTCCTTTGAATACAGTTCTAAAGATGTGGCTGGCAACTGGGTGACCGCAACGAATGCAGTAAAAATAGATACCACTGCCCCAACCCCCTGGGTTGAGGTGGGCCTGCGCCAGACCGCAAGTTCATTTCCGGTGACCTGGGGGGCCACCGATGTGGGAGGATCAGGATTGGCAATAACGGAGACCTACGACGTGCAGTGGCGGCGTGGGACAGACGGCTCTTGGCAGGACTGGCAGGTGGGAGTGACGGCCACCTCGGCACAGTTCAGCGGCGCGATTCCGGGCTGGACGTATTACTTCCGCGCTCGAGCCCGTGATCAGGCCGGGAACGCGCGGGATTGGGCAGATGTGTACACCGCATACACGTTTGTGGACGTCGGCATCATCCAGAACCCGGGTTTCGAAAGCGGCCTTACGGGGTGGACGACGGGCGGCGAACTAGGAGTGAGCATTGTCCAGACAGACTGGTGCGGACAGGGTCAGACGAAAGCCGTTCGTCTGGGCAACCCCGACTACCCCAACGATGAGGTGCCCGTAGCGCAAGCCGTGGTATCCCAGTGGATTAATGTGCCTCCTGCCAACCAGATTCCTAATCCTGGATTGCTGTTTGGGTACCATATTCGAACCTATGATTTCGTGTGGGGTTGTTGGTTGGATTTATACTACGACTCTTTCGAAGTCCATGTACAAACCCAAGATGGAAAAGACCACTGGCTTTTCTGGGATGGTAATTGGGAGCGTTGCCGCTTGCGCCTGTTCACAGACCTCGGTTGTCGGCAGGGCTTTGTAGATCTTACCCCATTTAGCGGCCAAAGAGTCCTCCTGCAATTCTCCGTGCGTAACAGTTCGGGCACGCCATATCCGCCTTCGGGGCCTGTCGTATTTGAAGGAACTGACTGGTATAACACATGGGCCGAGGTTGACGATTTGCAAATCGTGAATCTCGAGGCTAAAATTAGGTTGCCAGTGATACGTCGCGGCATTTGCGCTGGGCCTCCAAGTTGCGGCTTTGGCTGGAGTTCACTTGATCTCGCCGGCCCCAGCAGATAG